ACGGTCCATAGTGACGTATTCCGCTGTCTCAGTCCACCGTCGCCGGTGAGCGGTGATCCACGCCACTCGCGCTCCGGGCGGCGATCCGGCCGGAGTCCGCGGTTCCGTCGGGGTCCCGCGGGGGAGCCAGCCGGGAGCGCAGCGCGACCAGGGTCACCAGGGCCAGCGCGGTGCCGATCAGCGGGACCGTGAAGCCCGCGCTGGCCCCGCCGCTGTCGGTCAGCCGGCCCGCGGCGGTGACCGCGAGGGCCTGGCCGAGGGCCACCGCGCCGGTCAGCCAGGTGAACGCCTCGGTACGGGCCGTGGCCGGAACCAGCGAGTCGACCAGGGTGTAGCCGCCGATCAGCGCGGGGGCGATACACAGTCCCACCACGAGTCCGACCAGGGCGAGCAGCAGGGCGGAGTCGACGGCCCACAGGGTGGACGCGGCCAGGGTGAGTCCGGCGTAGCCGATCAGCACCCGGCGCAGCGGGCCGCTCTTCCAGGCGATGGCGCCGCAGGCGATGCCCGCGAGCATGTTGCCCGCGGCGAAGACCCCGTACAGGACGCCGTTGATGCCGGGGTTGCCGATCTGCTCGCTGAAGGCGGTGATCGAGACCTGCATACCGCCGAAGACCGAGCCGATACCGAGGAAGGAGACCACGAGGACGCGGACCCCGGGGACGGAGAGAGCGGAGGCGCGCGGTGCCGTGGCACCGTCCGCGGCGGTGCGCACGACGGGCGGCTGGGTGCGCTTCTGGGCGGCGAAGAGCAGACCGCCGACGAGGGTCAGTCCGGCTTCGGCGATCAGTCCGGCCGCCGGGTGCACCCCGGTGCAGAGCGCGGTGGCGAGGACGGGGCCCACGACGAAGGTGAACTCGTCCGTCACCGACTCGAAGGCGGCGGCCGTCGGCATCAGCGGTGAGCCGTCCAGCCGGGCCGCCCAGCGGGCGCGGACCATCGGGCCGACCTGGGGTACGGAGGCGCCCGCCGGGACGGCCGCGGCGAACAGGGCCCACATCGGGGCCTCCGCCAGGGCCAGCCAGGTCAGGGCGGAGACGGAGGCGGCGTGGACGAGGACGCCGGGGAGCAGCACGGCGCGCTGGCCGAAGCGGTCGGCGAGCTTGCCGCTCTGCGGGGCGAAGAGGGCCATGGAGACGCCGGTGACGGCCGCGACCGCTCCGGCCTGGCCGTAGGAGCCGGTGGTGTGCTCGACCAGCAGCACGATGCCGATCGTGAGCATGGCGAAGGGCTGCCGGGCGGCGAAGCCGGGGAGGAGGAAGGTCCAGGCACCGGGGGTGCGGAGGAGCTGTCCGTATCCGGGGCGTGCGCTGTCGGTGACCGTGGGTGCCACGGCCATGCCTTTCTGCCGCCTGGTAGCGGTGCCCGCCGGGGGTGCGGGAACGGCCGAGAGCTGTCCTCTGCGCGCGGGACTGCGGTAGATACCGGGTCCGGGAGGTGGACTGCTCGGCCGCCATACGGTCGCGCCAGCTCTGCGTCAGGCAGAGGTGGGTCGATCAAATGTCGTCCCATCCTACAACCGCCCAGGTGGCCGGCCCGGTGGCTGTCCGCCGGGGCCGCGGCCCCGCTCCGGTGGCGGCCCCGCCGCCCGATGGTCCCGGTCGATGCCCGCCGGGGCCTGCCGGATATCGGCTGTCGGCCGGGGTCAGCCGGAGCCGAGCCAGCCCGCCAGTTTGCCGCCCCTGCCCACCGCGCGGAGTCGTTTCTCCGCGGCGTCCCGCACCGGGTCGGTGGCGACGACGAGGAGTTCGTCCCCGCGGCGCAGCACGGTCGCGGGCGAGGGGACGAAGCTCTTGCCGTCCCGGACGACGAGGGTGACGGCGGAGCCGGCGGGCAGCCGCAGTTCGGAGACCTCGACGCCGTGCATCCGGGACTCCTCCGGGATCGACACCGAGAGCAGATGGCCGCGCAGCCGCTCCAGCGGCGCGGACTCGACGCCCAGGTCGGAGGGGCCGCCGGGGCCCAGCCGCAGGGCCTTGGCCAGCCAGGGCAGGGTCGGCCCCTGGACCAGGGTGTAGACGACGACCAGGACGAAGACGATGTTGAAGATCCGGTCGCTGCCCGCGACCCCGCCCACCATGGGGATGGTGGCGAGGATGATGGGCACGGCGCCGCGCAGCCCCGCCCAGGACATCAGGATCTGCTCGCGCTCGGGAATCCTGAACGGCAGCAGGCTCAGCATCACGGACACCGGCCGGGCCACCATCGTCAGCACCAGGCCCACGACCACCGCGGGCCAGAAGTCGGCCACCAGTTCGTGCGGGGTGACCAGCAGACCGAGCAGGACGAACATCCCGATCTGGGCGATCCAGCCGAGCCCCTCGGCGAAGCCCCGGTTGGCGGGGGCGTGCGGGAGCTTCGAGTTCCCGAGGACCATGGCGGCCAGATACACCGCGAGGAAGCCGCTGCCGTGGGCCATGGCCCCCGCCGCGTACGCCGCCACCGCGATCGCCATGACGGCGATCGGGTAGAGACCGGAGGCGGGCAGGGCCACGTGCCGCAGCCCGAACGCGCCCAGGAAGCCTGCCGCGAGACCGATGCCCGCGCCGATCGCCAGTTCCAGCAGGATCGTTCCGACCAGCACATACCAGGCGTCCACCGGCCCGGCGGTGGAGAAGGCCACGACCAGGATCACCACGGGGGCGTCGTTGAAGCCCGACTCGGCCTCCAGCACACCGGTCACCCGCGACGGCAGCGGCACCTTGCGCAGCACGGAGAAGACGGCCGCCGCGTCCGTCGACGACACCACCGCTCCGATGATGAGTGCCTGCTGCCACTCCAGACCGACCAGATAGTGCGCCGCGGTCGCCGTGATGCCCACGCTGACGGCGACGCCGACGGTCGAGAGCGCGACGGCGGCGGGGAGCGCCGGTTTGATCTCCTGCCACTTCGTGCCGAGTCCGCCTTCGGCGAGGATCACGACCAGTGCCGCGTAGCCGATCACCTGGGTCAGTTCGGCGTTGTCGAACTTGACGTCGAAGATCCCGTCCTGCCCTATGGCGATGCCGATCCCGAGATAGATCAACAGACTGGGCAGCCCGCTGCGGGATGAGACACGTACCGCCGCGACGGCGATGAGGAGCACGAGCGAGCAGTTGAGCAGGAGTTCGTTGAGCTGCTGGACAGTCAGTGGCCGATCCTTCCCCTCGCGCCTCTACGTGCCGGATCGCTGATCCGGGCGGCGACACTTCGTTACCTTACCTAATCTTTAACGTTTTCTTGACGCCGTGATGGTCACGAATAGGGCCCGTTCCGGCAGGCGGCTTCCGGATACCGCGTCCGGGGCGCCATGGCGCTGCGCCTATGGTTGGCTCCAGCACTCCTGGACCAGCCTGCGCCTCGAAGGACAGCGATGCCCTCCAAAAATTCCGCCTCTTCGCCCAAGAAGAAGAAGGGGCGACGCGCCCGCCTGCTCGTGATCCTGCTGGTGCTCGCGCTCCTCGGCGGTGTCGGATTCGCCGGTTTCTGGGGGGTGAGCGCCGTTCGCGCCTCCTTCCCGCAGACCACCGGAACGATCCGGATCGAGGGGCTGAGCGGCGATGTGGAGGTCAAGCGGGACGACTACGGAATCCCGCAGATCTACGCCGACACCGATGCGGATCTCTTCCGCGCCCAGGGCTTCGTCCATGCCCAGGACCGCTTCTACGAGATGGATGTGCGCCGCCATATGACGGCGGGCCGTCTCTCCGAGATGTTCGGCGAGAGCCAGGTCGAGACGGACGCGTTCCTGCGGACCCTCGGCTGGCGCCGGGTGGCGCAGCAGGAGTACGACGAGAAGCTGTCGGAGGCGACGAAGAAGAACCTCCAGGCGTACGCGGCGGGGGTCAACGCCTATCTGAAGGAGAAGGCGCCGAAGGAGATCTCCGTCGAGTACGTGGCGCTCGACCTGGACAGCGGCTACCGGCCCGAGCCGTGGACGCCGGTCGACTCGGTGGCCTGGCTCAAGGCGATGGCCTGGGACCTGCGCGGCAATATGCAGGACGAGATCGACCGCTCCCTGATGACCAGCCGGCTGAGCAAGAAGCAGATCGAGGACCTGTATCCGGCATACCCGGCGGACCGGAACAAGCCGGTCGTCGAGCGCGGTGGCGTCAACCCCGTCACCGGCGTCTTCGACCCGGAGACCGAGCCCACGGGCACCATCGGCACCTCCGGAACGGGCACCGGCACCGGCACCGGAACGGGCACGGGCACGGGCACCTCTGGAACGGGCACCGGTACGGGCACTTCCGGAACGGGTACGGGAACCGGAACCTCCGGCACGGGCACGGGCACGGGTACCGGAACGGGTACCGGAACCGGGACGCTCCCCGGCACCGCCGCGGACGCCACGCAGGGCCTGAACACCCAGCTCGCCGCCCTCTCCGAGTCCCTGGACACCATTCCGCAGCTCCTCGGCCCCAACGGCAGCGGCATCGGCTCCAACTCATGGGTCGTCTCCGGCCAGTACACGACCACCGGCAAGCCCCTGCTGGCCAACGACCCGCACCTGGCCCCGCAGCTCCCCTCGCTCTGGTACCAGATGGGCCTGCACTGCCGGAAGGTCTCCCAGAGCTGCCAGTACCAGACCGCGGGCTTCACCTTCTCCGGTATGCCGGGCGTGGTCATCGGCCACAACAGCGACATCGCCTGGGGCCTCACCAACCTCGGCGCCGACGTGACCGACCTCTATCTGGAGAAGCTGACCGGGAACACCTACCAGGTGGGCGACGAGCAGCAGGAGCTGACCACCCGCAAGGAGGTCATTGAGGTCGCGGGCGGCAAGAGCCGGACGATCACCGTCCGCTCCACCCGGAACGGACCCCTGGTCTCCGACCGCAGCACCGAGCTGGCCCAGGTCGGCCAGCGTGCCCCCGTCTCCAGCGCGGCACCCGACCGCGCCACCGGCTACGGCGTCGCCCTGCGCTGGACGGCCCTGGAGCCCGGCACCTCCCTCGACGCCCTGCTCGCGCTGAACCGCGCGTCCGACTTCGACTCCTTCCGCGCCGCGGCCAAGGACTTCGACGTCCCCTCGCAGAACCTGATCTACGCGGACCGCGAGGGCAGCATCGGCTACCAGGCCCCCGGCCGGATTCCGGTGCGCGGCAAGGGCGACGGCTCCCTCCCCGCGCCGGGCTGGGACTCCGCCTACGTCTGGGACGAGTACATCCCGTTCGACGAGATGCCCTACGAGCTGAACCCGAAGCGCGGCTACATCGTCACCGCCAACCAGGCGGTCGTCGACCCGGAGAAGTACCCGTACCCGATCACCACCGACTACGGCTACGGTGCGCGCAGCCAGCGGATCAACAATCTAATCGAGTCCAAGATCAAGGGTGGCGGCAAGATCTCCACCGAGGACATGCGCACCATGCAGATGGACAACGCCAGCGAGATCGGCAAGCTGCTGACGCCCTATCTGCTGAAGATCGACGTCAAGGACAAGGACGTCCGCGAGGCGCAGAAGCTGCTGGAGACCTGGGACTACACCCAGGAGCCGGACTCCTCGGCCGCCGCCTACTTCAACGCGGTGTGGCGGAACATCCTCAAGCTGGCGTTCGGCAACAAGCTGCCGAAGGAACTGCGTGTCGAGGGCGACTGCCTGAGCGTTCGCCCGGTCGACGGCACGGTCCTGCACGACGAGCAGAACAAGCCGAAGGACGAGTGCGGTGAACGGGACGCCGACTCGGCGCAGCCGGACGGCGGCGACCGCTGGTTCGAGGTGATCCGGAAGATCGTCAAGGACGAGGACAACGCCTGGTGGAAGTCGCCCGGCACCCGCACGGACGAGGAGACCGACACCCGGGACGAGCTGTTCGCCCGGGCCATGGAGGACGCCCGCTGGGAGCTGACGGCCGAGCTGGGCAAGGACATGTCGACGTGGAACTGGGGTCGGCTGCACCAGCTCAACCTCAGGAACCAGACCCTCGGCGCCGAGGGCCCCGCCTTCCTGAAGTTCCTGCTGAACCGCGGTCCGTGGAACCTCGGCGGCGGTGAGGCG
The nucleotide sequence above comes from Streptomyces clavuligerus. Encoded proteins:
- a CDS encoding penicillin acylase family protein, coding for MPSKNSASSPKKKKGRRARLLVILLVLALLGGVGFAGFWGVSAVRASFPQTTGTIRIEGLSGDVEVKRDDYGIPQIYADTDADLFRAQGFVHAQDRFYEMDVRRHMTAGRLSEMFGESQVETDAFLRTLGWRRVAQQEYDEKLSEATKKNLQAYAAGVNAYLKEKAPKEISVEYVALDLDSGYRPEPWTPVDSVAWLKAMAWDLRGNMQDEIDRSLMTSRLSKKQIEDLYPAYPADRNKPVVERGGVNPVTGVFDPETEPTGTIGTSGTGTGTGTGTGTGTGTSGTGTGTGTSGTGTGTGTSGTGTGTGTGTGTGTGTLPGTAADATQGLNTQLAALSESLDTIPQLLGPNGSGIGSNSWVVSGQYTTTGKPLLANDPHLAPQLPSLWYQMGLHCRKVSQSCQYQTAGFTFSGMPGVVIGHNSDIAWGLTNLGADVTDLYLEKLTGNTYQVGDEQQELTTRKEVIEVAGGKSRTITVRSTRNGPLVSDRSTELAQVGQRAPVSSAAPDRATGYGVALRWTALEPGTSLDALLALNRASDFDSFRAAAKDFDVPSQNLIYADREGSIGYQAPGRIPVRGKGDGSLPAPGWDSAYVWDEYIPFDEMPYELNPKRGYIVTANQAVVDPEKYPYPITTDYGYGARSQRINNLIESKIKGGGKISTEDMRTMQMDNASEIGKLLTPYLLKIDVKDKDVREAQKLLETWDYTQEPDSSAAAYFNAVWRNILKLAFGNKLPKELRVEGDCLSVRPVDGTVLHDEQNKPKDECGERDADSAQPDGGDRWFEVIRKIVKDEDNAWWKSPGTRTDEETDTRDELFARAMEDARWELTAELGKDMSTWNWGRLHQLNLRNQTLGAEGPAFLKFLLNRGPWNLGGGEAAVNATGWNAAAGYDVVWVPSMRMVVNVGDWDKSDWINLSGASGHAYSAHYTDQTDKWANGELLDWSFTPDAVDTNTVDRLTLTSK
- a CDS encoding potassium/proton antiporter; the protein is MLLIAVAAVRVSSRSGLPSLLIYLGIGIAIGQDGIFDVKFDNAELTQVIGYAALVVILAEGGLGTKWQEIKPALPAAVALSTVGVAVSVGITATAAHYLVGLEWQQALIIGAVVSSTDAAAVFSVLRKVPLPSRVTGVLEAESGFNDAPVVILVVAFSTAGPVDAWYVLVGTILLELAIGAGIGLAAGFLGAFGLRHVALPASGLYPIAVMAIAVAAYAAGAMAHGSGFLAVYLAAMVLGNSKLPHAPANRGFAEGLGWIAQIGMFVLLGLLVTPHELVADFWPAVVVGLVLTMVARPVSVMLSLLPFRIPEREQILMSWAGLRGAVPIILATIPMVGGVAGSDRIFNIVFVLVVVYTLVQGPTLPWLAKALRLGPGGPSDLGVESAPLERLRGHLLSVSIPEESRMHGVEVSELRLPAGSAVTLVVRDGKSFVPSPATVLRRGDELLVVATDPVRDAAEKRLRAVGRGGKLAGWLGSG
- a CDS encoding MFS transporter; this encodes MAPTVTDSARPGYGQLLRTPGAWTFLLPGFAARQPFAMLTIGIVLLVEHTTGSYGQAGAVAAVTGVSMALFAPQSGKLADRFGQRAVLLPGVLVHAASVSALTWLALAEAPMWALFAAAVPAGASVPQVGPMVRARWAARLDGSPLMPTAAAFESVTDEFTFVVGPVLATALCTGVHPAAGLIAEAGLTLVGGLLFAAQKRTQPPVVRTAADGATAPRASALSVPGVRVLVVSFLGIGSVFGGMQVSITAFSEQIGNPGINGVLYGVFAAGNMLAGIACGAIAWKSGPLRRVLIGYAGLTLAASTLWAVDSALLLALVGLVVGLCIAPALIGGYTLVDSLVPATARTEAFTWLTGAVALGQALAVTAAGRLTDSGGASAGFTVPLIGTALALVTLVALRSRLAPPRDPDGTADSGRIAARSASGVDHRSPATVD